GGATCTGGGAGAGgggttatattttgaattctacccgcgctgaaagaaataagaaaggattacttgtgttattgtttacacagACTGACAAATTCCTAGTCTTTttttactgcagaaaaaaaataaaactacttgcCTACGCTGGTTGGCCCCGTACCACCCTTCTGGGTTTATTCGAGGCCTACGGTGTGTTACTTACCTTACCTCCAGGTTTTCTagtccagcttccaggtcgggCGTGGTGGCAGTACACAGAGGATCAGGCGAGGTCCGAGGGTGTGGTAGGaacgtgggagagaggagagaaatgcGAAGTAAAAGACTGgctgaagggaagtgaccagagcttctgggtggaagtagtgatttacttacctgtgtttcagTTTCCGACGCTTCCTCCTGCTTCACTCCTCCTTCCCAGGTGCAACGGGGACAGCGGTGGACGGGACGAACGCCAGGGAGCATGGAAAGAGGGAAACACGAAGTGAAAGACTGGccgaagggaagtgaccagaactcTGAGGACGGGGTGCAATTTATATACCTGTGGTACAGTTCCCGACGGCCCCTTTTTCTTTACCCCGCTTTCTGGTCGCAGGTTCTTCGGGGTAGTGGTCGATCAACCGGGAGAGGTCCAGCAGAGAGCAGCTGTCCTACCAGCGACGAGAAGTCCGATTATGGACCAAGCGagttggagggggagaccccaggAGCATGGGATTTACCCCCGGACAATTTCTTTCTGTTTCGTCCCATCTTTGTGTTACATCTGTAACTGTGGTGTTTTATGTGgaacttgtttttatgtttttctcaGAGTCAGTGACCGACAGGAGGGGATTGCCTtagtgtgctgtggatttttactttctgttctgtttttggcaTTCCCTAGTGTGGTCCTTTTTTTGATTTTAGTCTAGCGATCtttttttgtaccgtgtttttagtaccctgtcgagaacaataaaatttgttttacccggtacggtttcattgtgtgtgtctgGGAACCTGGGGATAAAAGAACCTGAACGGGAGAATATAATTATCATTCggttactaaggtccttgccttattaaaaacaaggtggcgtagtcgtCAGCTACATAGGTATTATCGTCAAGGTTATCTCGGGTCACACCACCCGTGACacagaacaccaaacaaaaaggcacaagcaccaaacaaataaacacaagtattgtgctggtgaaaACCAGCACACTTAACAGTTGTTTTTAAGAGTTGTTTTTTCCGCTCTCCTTGCCatactctccccgagggtagagagttggaggtttatgtacagtgattctcccgattagcaacaattaatcaatgaattaactcgggagatggtctccgtctgcacgagtttaataaggatgcgtgactgtcagctagctaaataaatcactagctgatcacgcattctcacgaggtattaaatacaaaaataacaaatacgcagcgcttttatccgcgccacaaacaatacaaataataaaacagtgcataaatacagtggctctcaaaagtattcacccctcttggattttttacaacatggaatcaaaatggatttaattaggagttttggccaccgatcaatacaaaaaaagtccattatgtcaaagtgaaaaataaaatctacaaattgttctaaattacaaatacaaaacagaaaattgattgcataagtattcagccccttttactatgacacacctaaataagctctggtgcaaccaattgtctttcgaagtcacataattagttgaatggagtccacctgtgtgcaattaaggtgtttcacatgatttcaggttatatatacacctgtctctgggaggtcccacagttggttagtacatttcctaacagaaactacatcatgaagatgaaggaacattcaaagcaaatccagaagaAGGTTTTTTCAGTTTAGAATATTTCAAACAGCTTCTGTGAGCTCTATGGAGTATAGTAAGTTGCCCTGCTAGACCTGTGAAGGAAACATAAGATTCTTATCTGGTTTAGAATACGGTACAACTACACACAGTTACTGAAGGGGTTATGGATCAAAGGAAAGGAAGCGAATGGTGAAAGCCACAGTTGGTGTTTAATACTTTGTGATTACCCCTCAGAATGTCtcttcattttaaacaaactggATTTGGCTGCAACACTTTGCGATAGTCTACTGCAGCGCTGGATTCATTTTCCTTGGCCACATGTGTCTGTAGGGCTGCCTTTAACACACTCTGCCTGTATAAGGCACAATCACAAGTCTGAACAGCAGATGAAGCCAAGGCAACCACGTCATCAACATGTAGAGTGCAGTTTAAGACAAGTAATCTGATTGCTTTTCAGCACCAAGAATGGAGATTACTTCAGATACGATAAATTAAAAGGTTTGTTTTCAGGTAAAGACAATACAAATAGAGTATTGTATTTAAGTTACAGCACTTTGTAGTCTGCGTGCAATTTAATATGCCAGTTGAATATTCAGTTACCCCCTCCTGCTGGGGAAGAAACTAGAAGAACTGAAGTGGATAGTTGTAAGGAGTGCAGCTACAAGGGAGGGTTACAATCTAGAATTGCAAGTTGTTACAGAACATGAAACTCTTGTACTCTCCTATCACCATCTTGATGTTTCTGCTGCCTCTTATCTCTAGGCTATTTCTCCCTACAcgggcagattagctgtaccccctctCCATTGCCAGAGCTCGCTCCTTCACCCTGGCCCCTCAACGGTGGAACAACTGGCCCATGGataaggactgctcagtccccgaccaccttccagcacctcctcacaCACCTGTAAAACGTCACAATCCTGGACTACAGCATTCAAGTCTACCACTACTTGCATCAACCTTGTAAGACCAAACTAACCCTGGGAGAAGCACATCTAAAATAAATGAAGCACATTGCATGTCTCACTATACAAGAGACGAGACCTTGGGTTAAAGGACATGGATCTTTACCAAGCATAGATATTGAGCAACACACCTCCGATAAAAACAAGACCACTGAGCAACTCCAATAGCTTCACAAGGCTTTTATTAATTCTTCAAAACACATTAGGAAGACACAGCGAGCAGTTTGTCACTAGACGGGGAGCGCCTCTTCAGGAACACAGCCAACAGGACAGCACAGGAGAGAGCCAGAGCCACAGCAGAGACTGCCAGCACAGGGACAGAGGAGCCAGAGTCTGAGatgggagagagacagaggggttaACAGGACCACACGGGAGGGAAGCTACACCCATTGAAGACTCAGGAGTAGGTGTTTACATTGGGAATGGAGGATATTGTGGTCCAATGCTGAACCAGCTATAGCAAAAGTCATTCAAGGCTCAGTTTCCCTCTACTGCTAAAAGCACAGAGTCCAACATGCTTACAGGAGTGATGGAACAGTAGAGGACAAAGCAGACACATATTAAAAACAGTCTTTCATTTTAAAGGACAGACAACAGTTACACTCTTGAGATTCGATAAAGCAGAGTAACCCTCCATTGACAGCAAGCTGGTTCAGAGCTCAGTAGCATGGAGAGCGGCACTTACCCTGCACTTCTTCCACAAGCTGCAGGGGGTGGTACAGGGACTCCTTACTGAGCACGACAGCATGGTCTCGGACTACATGAACCACGGTCAGGGGGCCGATGGTGATCTCCTTTACATGCACTTGGGGGTCCTGGCCAGCtacacagaggggggggggggggggagaaaagaGACAGGAGGGCAAGGTTAGTGTCATTGAAGCAAAGTAATGCACTGGTGATTGAGCTACTCCACAATGCAACTCCATTGAAGGGGAGCACACATGGTCAAACTCTCCACTGAAAAAGGAGGGCAAAATGAGGTTAGAAATGCTTTAGCACTAGAAAGTCACTGGTCCCCATTTTCTTCCATTGAATAGAGAGTATCATTGCAAGATTTGCACATGCAGCTGTGGAACACAAGgtgttgctgcttcctggtacccaatCACTTCATATGTTTAAACTCACACCAATGTTCTATCCAATCGACCTACTGCAAAGGTCATCCATTAAATATTACAATGGCAACAAAAGGATTTTGAACCATTGGTTAGAACtccaaatgccccccccccccccctccccgagtTCCCATACCCATTTAATGGCAGGTTTGTCCATCATATTGTACACTGGCAGCAAAGGATTAACACCAAATTAATTGGATTTGCCAAGTACAAGCGTTGCAGTATTTATACAGCTTGGTTAGAGTTCCAGTCCTCCGAAAAGGCCTCGCCCAGGCTGGGTGTTCAGACAGTACCTGGATCAAGAGGAGCCGCTCTCTTCTGCGGCCATTTTCCGCTCCAGTTGGGCTGGTTGATCTCGGCAGGAGGAAAAGGGTCTGCGAGGAACCGGGGtgtcccagagcaggagccagcgTCACAGCACCCACACACTGCAGAGGAGCCGTCCTCAGAGACCCACCTGAAAAAGGGAGGCATGGCATGAAGGGGCAGGATCACAGACAGCTAGGATACAAGGACTGTGCAGAGCCACCCAGATCTACACAACCACCCCTAAAATCAGTACCTTCAACCAGTGCACATAGGGAGGAGCAAGTATTTCTGCAAGAGGATATCTAACTTGCTATGAAGAGGTCGGTAGGAAGCCAATAAATGCAAGTGTTCACACAGGTTCTAGCAGAGGCATGGGCAGGCAAAGGGACATGAACAACCCTGCTTCTTAAAAGCAGACCGTGGAGGAGGGAAAAATAAAGCCAAAACCCTTCTGACCACTAAGACAGCAATTCTGATTCCAGGCCGAGACTCCACAAGTCATCAGGAGTCTTGCAGCGCTTGTACTTGCCGAGGACAGCTGCAACTGGGCCACAGAGGTAGGCTGCCATGATTGCAGTGGCAAAGTTCATCCCACACATGCTAATCTGGATTGAGCTGGGATTGTGCTTGACCTAGACCACGGTCCGACAGCTAATCACAAACAATAGCATGGTGGAAGGGGACAGGGTCCAGATTAAGAAATCTGTTCAGCAAGGAGGAACTGATCACTCCTGCACTGCAAGAGCTTACCTGTAGGATTGCTTCTGGTAGGAGCAGGCCTTGTTGGAGGCATCAGCTGGTTTGTCAGCATTGACTGCTCTCAGTGTGCAAGTCATGTAGATCTGAAACAAGAGGGGAAGGAGTCACAATGGGAATGCAGTTACACACCATACAGCAAATCAATGCACCAGGAAAGCACAGGGGTCATTATAGTACACTTTGACAAGACAAAGTTAGTGATAGACCCAGGTCTAGCCAAGCCTTACCATGCTCCTGGAATCCCCCTGGAACTTGAAAGCAGCGATGTCAAAGCGCAGCTTGTTCAGAGCAGGTCTAGTGAATGAAGAGGAGGAGTCTGGAGACTTGCTATCCATCAGGCAGCTGGGCGAGACAGGAGACAAGCATGAGGAGAGGGTTACACCGCCAACACACAGCATTGAAACAGGTTCAATAAAAGCAGAGTGCAGCACGAGCCAGTGTGTTTGAAGTAACTCCAGTTCTCACCCAAGCTTGTCCACGACAGCATATCTGGGCTCAGAGTCCTTGTTGTTGCTCAGGGTCGCGATGCAGCTGTCGACGTAGAGCCGTAGCGGCACGTGGTTGTCGACGGCAACAGAAGCCTCAACGTGAAGGATGTCACCCAGGTAGATGACATTGGAGACTCTGGGACCACTCCAGTTATCTGGAACAGGAAGCAAGGAGACAGACCAGCATTAAATAAACACCCCCCATACCCAACCCTTTCCTTCATACCATTCATGAGCAGCAAGGAGAAGTCCAGGATTTGCTCTGTAGAGGCTGTTGAAGTGAAGGGCACCCAGGTTGGTTTTATGGGGCTGCTGCTGACATTCCaccttctgaaaaataaaaaccacatcctTGTAAGTGATATCATGCATCACTGGCATCCTATTTAAGATGACACAGGAATACAAGAAATGTTGGCTTCAATAGAATTGAGGCCAAATCTTATATTACAGCAGCAGAGACTTGAGATCCCTGGTACAAGCGAGTGACCAGCAGCAAAGTGATTTAGTGTGAAGTTCACAGATACGGCCCCTCAGGTCCCCATTTGCTTGGTACAGTACCTCGGGTATCTGCATTCAAGGAGAATGTCAGCCATATTAACCCTGGTGATGATGCCAACGCTGGCAGGCTTGTAATAGAGATGGTTTGTGTAGCTCAGGAAGTCTGGGAATACCTAGGGAGAGAAGTTGAAAAGTGATCCTTCAATtcttgattataaaaaaaatgtgaagtgGTCTTGTGCTTTAACACTTTAAGGCACACAAgaaattgagcgcttgttcaagcAGTTTGATACACTTGAATGTCACAAGGAAACTGATAACTTGGATGACAAGCTCCAACCGGTCAGTAAACTGTGAACCCCCATTTCATGCACCTCACTGCAAAAGGGCCAAACAAGCAGTTAGCTTAATGAGAAAGAACCACATAAATATTAATGCATGACTTCAGAAGTTGTTCAAGATGCCCAATTAATGCACAAAGCAGTCCAACACTGTCACATACCAGCGCCTAGAAGAATAGGGACCAAAACTTGAAATCCACAGACCGAGGTGTTCATGCATGCAAGTATATACAGCAGAACACACATGACAAGTCTTGAGTTAATGTAATAAATGTGCGCACTACTGTATGCGAGACCTTCACAGTGAAGTGCAAGCAATAAGGAAAGCTGGGCTACCCACTTATCAGTTCACTATTAGTTACCGCAGTTACAAATGCGATCGACACGCAGGGTTACCTGGAAAGTGCTGCCGCAGTCCTGGAGCTGAATGCTGAACAAAACCGTGTTGGCGACGCTGTCGGAGGAGGTGGCCGAGCAGCCCGCGGACCCCACGCTCAAGTCGGCGCTGTTCACCAGGTAGCCGATCCCAAACAAGTCCCGGTTCACCGTCACGACCATGGCGTCTTTCCTGCAGTCCAGGGCGACCGAATTCAACAGCGACAGGTCAGCTCTCTGCACGGAGAGAGGGGTGGGCATCGGCTGAAATACCGCTCTCGGCGCGGTAAACAGCACTGGGTTATAAACCGGCTGATCCGACCAGATCCATCCAAACGCTCCGTGGAGCTGCACAAGTAAAATCAAAGCGAGCGAAAGCACTGTCTGAACACCGCGCGTCCCCATTGTTACCTCTTCAGTTCAGCATCAAACACTGCAGCTGCATACCGATAAGCGCGTAGCCAGCACCTTTATACTCCCCGGAATTAATTAACGTGTTAAACCTGGCTGGGTAATTAAACAATCATACACAGACACGCATTCACTACGGTTACATGAGATCAAGTCTTTAGAAAACGAATGTTGGGCATATTCGGGAACTGAATCAGCAAATTGGTTTGGTGAAAAcgacacttttctgtgtttacatgacttggaaAAGATAATCCAATTACAATTCTGATTAATTCAACTGGATAGCCTACATGGATTAATTTTTTTTCCCGAAACATAGCGAGCAGGATCCTCCACCTTTCTTTGAAtgatgcctacactctagaagtaaaggttctcgttagaaccttgctttgccgctGTGgagagacctttttaggtgcttctgaGAACCTTTCTTACATGGACTCTATATTATCTACTTGGTGACACTcggttttgtcatgtaagctatgaaacatgtattgaaaataggagtttgcaaaacaatcaggggggcgtggcctggactgtgcactgagtgtgttagttcccattacttgtgttatcaggggggcgtggccctggtctgtgcactgagtgtgttagttctcattgcttgtgatatcaggggggcgtggcctggactgtgcactgagtgtgttagttctcattgcttgtgttatcaggggggcgtggccctggactgtgcactgagtgtgttagttctcattgcttgtgatatcaggggggcgtggcctggactgtgcactgagtgtgttagttctcattgcttgttTTATGTCTGTATTATGCTGGTAGGTGACGTATACGCTCCTTGCacgggagccggctcttttgtacagcgatatcggcgctatgcttcagtgcgagagatcccgggtttgcgcccgccctccatttgtgtgtggattgccttgctttgtgtgatgcgcctgcctgcgagaACCAAGATCActaatatatattgtagcatcaaaataaacttatcagtGTTATAACACATTCACTTTCGAAAAaaaatcactcgatcattcatccttgatcatgacacgcttgagtgactatgactgaagcatattcacttaatcacctaattagtgagacagttgattggacgctggatatggagtgatttcagctgttgaattgcaagcttgaataaaagcaataaagaaaatcacagaaaaagagcagcgccttcgtgcaatcggcatgttggaggctggactagggaaGCGTACTGTGACTCGCCGTCTTCGGTGCtcgcagccagcaatttcaaacctggcgagacggtataaccagacacactctgtcaatgacaggccaccaaCTGGGAGAGCAAGAGtcccaacacctgcccaagatcgacagatcattttacagcatcttcgtgatgtcaattgttaatcagcacaataaaaagtcactgcacctgctctaaaacagagtttgtcattgaattttatccaaatagaagtgatacgttTCATTTGATGCTCAGATATAACTGATACGTTTAAtttgatatgagagagagagagagagagagagagagagagagagagagagagagagagagagagagagagagagagatagatagatagatagattcctGCATTATTCCTAGTGTTAGTTCACATTGCGAAACGGCCAGGACGGCGGATAGCTCATATACTCTCTGATGAAAAGACATTGGTTATTGAATGCAGCCCAGATTAAGAAGGTGCAGAAACGATATTGtgatcatttcaaatgaaaagtgcATGTAATTCAAGTAGGAGACATTGAGGAGCTGTGACACGGACGGGTTGTATGCAGGTCGGGATTCAGAAACTCTGCGATGCCGTGTTTAAAAGCTACCGAACGCGTCTGCTCTGGAACAATATGCTGCTTTAAAACGTGTCAGAACCAAAAGTATTTTCTCAAGGTAGGGAAGAGGCGATGTGTAAAACTCTGGGGATGCAAACTGAACAGGTAGCCAGGACTGTACACCGTCTCCAGGGAAACGGGGGACGTCAGGCTGGTGTTTGTGACGTTACATTTTTGTGCGGGACACGTGTGCTGTAAGGTGGCTGGCAGTTTAGCCTTGTTGAGAGTTTATCGGAAGAGGGACGTATTTTTGCAGTTAAaattttctttaacaaacaaacaaaaaaacttcttTCTAAATCTTGTTAGATCTGGCATAGAATTGGTTTTCGGACAGTTTTTGGAAGACCTTCTGCACTGAATTTCGTTTGGATCCGGAAGAAAGTATCTGTTTAtcttttttgctttaataatccaactcttaaaaaaaaaaaggcatttattatttttttttttaaagtattgaaTTGGTGTGGGATAAGAgataaacataatacatttcgACAGTTAATGACTATTAGAATTCCAGACTAAATTTAGGTTTcatctatttctttatttattaatgctgGTTGATTTGGACAATTTGAACCTGTTTATTAAAGGCAAAAAAGACATCTTAAAGAAAGTGAATCTAGTCATTGCGGATTGCTTGCATTCCTGAATCTTTTGAGCTGAAGTCTGGTTCTGCTGTTCTGGAATCCAAGGTAGGGATTCATTTTCACAATAATCTTTAGCTCTCTGATCAAGACCAGttacatattaaattataaaagtctATGAGTGACGTTAAATAATATGAGGAACCACACAATCCTTAAGTACTGTGGTATGTGATGTAGTGaatctttgtatacatttatgagaagtcaaggctatgtgtttaaaaaacgtCATACAAACATATTTAGTCATTTTAAACAGTCTGCTTTATTCACAGTGACATGTGATGTCACTGTACCATGCTGTGAGTGAAATACATTGACCTCCCAAAGCAGGGGTAATACTTGGTAATACTTACCCACTTTTAGGATACTGACATCTAACTGGTTGAACTTTGCACTGACATCATTGCTTTATGTTGCTGTTCCATGATGCTATTGGTGGAATAAAATGACAGCACAAGACTGTTCTAGATAACTCCTATAAGTAATTgtcctggtcacctcgttacaaaaaggatattgctgctctagaaagagtgcaaagaagagcaaccagaattctcCCGTgtctaaaaggcatgtcgtatgcagacagcctaaaataattgaatctattcagtcttgaacaaagaggactacgcagtgatctgattcaagcattcagaatcctaaaaggtatagacaatgtcgacccaggggactttttttgacctggaaaaagaaacaagcaccacgggtcacaaatggagattagataaagagataattctggttgctcttttttgcactctttctacttcagcaatattctttttgtaacaaggtgaccagaactgaacacaatattctaggtgaggtcttactaatgcattgtaaagttttaacattacttcccttgatttaaattcaacacttctgtcgcaggtgacgctgaactagttattccatatagtaaaacattagactccattgcattgaggatctcagtaagctacagtaaatggttcatcaaatgaaacagattcagttatgttaagtttgctact
The sequence above is drawn from the Acipenser ruthenus chromosome 29, fAciRut3.2 maternal haplotype, whole genome shotgun sequence genome and encodes:
- the LOC117425967 gene encoding zona pellucida sperm-binding protein 3-like, encoding MGTRGVQTVLSLALILLVQLHGAFGWIWSDQPVYNPVLFTAPRAVFQPMPTPLSVQRADLSLLNSVALDCRKDAMVVTVNRDLFGIGYLVNSADLSVGSAGCSATSSDSVANTVLFSIQLQDCGSTFQVFPDFLSYTNHLYYKPASVGIITRVNMADILLECRYPRRWNVSSSPIKPTWVPFTSTASTEQILDFSLLLMNDNWSGPRVSNVIYLGDILHVEASVAVDNHVPLRLYVDSCIATLSNNKDSEPRYAVVDKLGCLMDSKSPDSSSSFTRPALNKLRFDIAAFKFQGDSRSMIYMTCTLRAVNADKPADASNKACSYQKQSYRWVSEDGSSAVCGCCDAGSCSGTPRFLADPFPPAEINQPNWSGKWPQKRAAPLDPAGQDPQVHVKEITIGPLTVVHVVRDHAVVLSKESLYHPLQLVEEVQDSGSSVPVLAVSAVALALSCAVLLAVFLKRRSPSSDKLLAVSS